The nucleotide sequence CAGCCTTCCTCATtccaatctatttatttatttaatcattttcaatacacacgcgaacacactcacacacacacacacacataatcttctGAAAATCTATGTCAAAAATATATACCTTGATATATCAATAAAGTACACGGTATTGTGTATTGCAGCTGATCTTACCACTCATTTTTCACGGGGCGTTACTCTCTAAAATGCTTGATTACCTCGTCAAGATTTTTCCCATATCTGCTAGCTCTGACGAGCATGTGGTATTATTTAATCATGCTGTTGTCTAAAATTAAGATTTTAATACTCGGTGTGAAACTGATTAGTAAGATTGGGTCAATGGTTATACAATACAGTatactttgatttatatatatgcatatatatatatatatatatatatacacacaccagtatatacatatgtgtgtagagagagagagagggggagagaaagagagagagagaatgggggacAGTGAGGGAGAGGATGATATGTACAATAGTTCCTTATTTTATTTCCTATTCTcttttctttggttttgttttttacttcCCCGCTTGCTTCTTCCCATTTACCTTTATATGTGGATGTCATTTTGCAAGCAAAAAGATAAACAAAGGGAAATGACAGAACATTGACATGTTTCGACCCTACTGAGCCACATTGTCCAGACGATGCAACTGGACTTGCACATAGGGCTGTGGCATTGAGGCATttagcacacatgcatgcattgcTGTCAGCTTGCATATTTGCAAACTCTCTTTcggtctcactcactctctcgctTTCGCCTTTCTCCCTCatctacacatgtacacacgctcatatatatgtatgcatatatatatatatatatatatatatatatatatattatatatatatatatatataatatatatatatataatatatatatatatataatatatatatgcatatatatatatgtatatatatatatatatatatatatatatatatatatatatatatatacatacacacacctgaagAAGaccagaaagagaaagataatctGGTTCAATCCCCCATGCAacttgtgtgtgtttctctctgtgtgtatgtgtgtgtgtgtgtgtgtgtgtgtgtgtgtgtgtgtacatataggtatatgtatcaACGCATGAGAATTGATACAcactgcatacatatgcacacaattatTCTCTCTCACATAGATGCACTGGTGATATTCATTCAGAAAATCGATTGATGTTCACCCAGGAGATATCAAGTTGGGGGAACCGACACTTGCTTATATTTCAGATTGTTACATCCACCTccgccaccactacaaccacaacgaACTTTAACAcccgccaccactaccaataaCACCTTGAATATTTACATTAGTTCCACTACTAAGACTAACACAGACAACAATCATTACTAACACCACCTCctctactaacaccaccactcctctactaatactactactgctaacattaacactaccaccaccaccatcaccacctctctttaagctttttttataattttattcttgccgtctattttattttattttctatacttttttatttggtcttgtaaataatttttctttagttttatttatttatttatttgcattattctttttcattttttcccttctatctttttgcctttatttctccatatattttattttggttttctttaagtttgataatttttctcttatttctattttttatatcctcaaacacacacacacacacacaaacatacacatacatacatacatgcatatttatatatatataattatatatataatatatatatatatctatatatatatatatataatatatatatatatatatatatataattatgctctattattattgctatttctcTTAGCACACATTCTTTTTCTTTGGCCCAGCTCATAGATATATGTGcacagaaatttatatatactcatgcaatcacatattctctctctctccctttctttctctctttctcccccgcccctctctctctctgtatttctgtatttttctgtttttatgtcaGCCAAAACATGTTTAAAATTCCATAATGACCCCCTTCTCCACTCCTGTTGTGCTTTCCACACTATGATAATtgttacactgatatatatatatatatatatatatatatatatacactcacacacactcgcacacagacatatatatgtagcacacacacatatataatatatataccagaagcatatatttaagtatacttgattttattttgttttatttgttttatttattttatttatttatttattgttaaacatacatatacaagggaAGTAGGCAAAcaacaaggacagaacttttagCCACAGCTGTAATCTAATTCTCGTGTCCACATTGTCAGAGTTGTTTTAATCTTAAAAAATAGGCTTCTCTAGCCATCCTAGAGGACTCTCAAGAAAAAAACCAATAGAATGAAATTCTCAACCAAGATATGTTATTGATGATAACTCGCATAAATACActtgtatataaaaacattacgATGGTGAAGAACATATATGaacttaaacatacacataaatgcatacacaggcatacacatactgacatacctacatatacacagacatacataagaatgtgcgtgtgcgtgcgtgtatgtgtacatgtgtccatgtgagcgtatgtttgtgtgtaacatCTTCACAAATGTGTGTTACATGTAATAGAATATTCTTGGATTTGCCACATCAGCCAACTGCGAAACCATCAGACTTGTCCCGCAAGCCAATCCGGAGTCTGGGTCACCTCTGACagcaaaggacaaacaaggatttataatatatacaatgttatgtcaatattatgtgtgtatacatacatgcatatatatatatgtgtatgtgtttgtgtgtgtgcatgtatatatatttatatattatatacttatataacatatatatgtatatatatatatgtatgtatatgtgtgtgtatgtatgtgtatatatatatgtgcatgtgtatatatatgtgtgtgtatacatctgcacatacacatttgaataaacatacacactcacacgcatacagatacacacatacgcacacatacatgcacaaacatgcacacatacaaaacaagCTTGTAACATTGACATGTGTACACtgacaatatctatatatttctactaATATTTCCACGTCAAAGTTTGataaattttttatacaattgtcaAAACTGGCACATGTTTTatgatttgtgtatttatttataaatttcggcaataaaaagaaaatatattgtccCCTAAATTTGTTCTCAACCACCCATTTGTTTGTCTCAttcctttatattttattgatctctttcatTGGATTGTGTTCAACTGGATCATGATTTTCTTTCGGTAAGTACGAAGGAACCTGCACAACTGATACAAGGGCCAGCTGAaaggttcataggctgaccaagatattcTCATGGAATGTAACCAAATGAGATTCATTTTTCAGCAGTTTCCCTTccagtccacacacttcttctatCGGTTTTGCAATGTTTGGATTCCATTGAACAAGCTTTTATCCTATTTGTAAAAAAATGTCCTCAACATCACACATGACATTATTATCAATGCGATACTGGTTCCAAGccaagtggggttttttttcatattGAGGAAAAGATGATAGTCAggtggggccaaatcaggagagtaagAATAGTGATCAACAAATTTAAAGCTACAGTCACGCACAGTAACCACTGAAATGAAGGACCTgagtgctggagcattgtcttcaTGAAACAGGAATCCTTTCGTCAGATTTCCCAGGCGTTAGGTCTTCATAACCCTTCGTAACTACCTCAGCAAGTAGGCATAATATTCTCCATTTATGATGTGGtcattttgaagatagtcaataagcaCAAAGCCTTTTGCATCCCGAAAAACTGAGACCATTACTTTCCCTGTGGATGAAACGACTTTGGGTTTCTTTGGAGTAGGTAAGGAGGAGTGTTTCTCATAGATTGTCTCTTTTTATCTCTTGCTCAAATTAATAAAGACAACACTCATCCGGGCTTAGGaaaatgttcaaggaaaccagctgatCCTCTCCCAAACAATGCCAGATTTTCCCGCGATATGATCAACCTGGTCCACTTTTGATCAGATGTCAGAAGACATGATACCCACTGAACAGAAATCTTCGTCAGGCCAAGTTCTTTGTGTAGAATATTCTCAAAATTCTTGCGGCagatgctaatagcattggctatttgatttatagtcaatcgctcGTCATCCATCACTATGGGATGAACACAATCGATGGTGGCAGTTGCTGGGcgtccagacctt is from Octopus sinensis linkage group LG7, ASM634580v1, whole genome shotgun sequence and encodes:
- the LOC115214391 gene encoding uncharacterized protein LOC115214391; the encoded protein is MGRESFEDDPRSGRPATATIDCVHPIVMDDERLTINQIANAISICRKNFENILHKELGLTKISVQWVSCLLTSDQKWTRLIISRENLALFGRGSAGFLEHFPKPG